The following proteins are co-located in the Siansivirga zeaxanthinifaciens CC-SAMT-1 genome:
- a CDS encoding restriction endonuclease has protein sequence MEIPKFHETFIPILKVLEDGETLQARVMYQKLIDKFYFKLTKEQLEQKTKSGDSLIINRIAWGKSYLKKGGYIEFPKRGFVKITEKGKNHNSNNLTLKQVENSDNFLEFYSEEDPKENSRPSKISNASPQDLIDEGFNSIDIQVKDELLEKLKKIDPFYFERVILKLLNKMGYGDFIETSKTGDGGIDGIINEDKLGLDKIYIQAKRYGENKVREKDIRNFIGAMSGDTQKGVFVTTSTFDKGAIKKANDAHHTIILIDGSKLVDLMHQYNVGVQIKMIYEVKELDNDFFDSE, from the coding sequence ATGGAAATACCAAAATTTCATGAAACATTTATACCGATTCTAAAGGTTTTAGAAGACGGTGAAACTTTACAAGCAAGAGTGATGTATCAAAAGTTAATTGATAAGTTCTATTTTAAGCTAACTAAAGAACAACTTGAACAGAAAACAAAAAGTGGAGATAGTCTAATTATAAATAGAATTGCTTGGGGAAAATCATACCTAAAAAAAGGAGGATATATTGAGTTTCCGAAAAGAGGATTTGTTAAAATCACTGAAAAAGGTAAAAACCATAATTCAAATAATCTTACTCTTAAACAAGTTGAAAACTCTGATAATTTCTTAGAATTTTATTCTGAAGAAGATCCAAAAGAAAATTCAAGACCATCAAAAATATCAAATGCTTCACCTCAGGATTTAATTGATGAAGGGTTTAACTCTATAGATATACAGGTAAAAGATGAACTTCTTGAAAAATTAAAAAAAATAGACCCTTTTTATTTTGAAAGAGTAATCTTAAAACTATTAAATAAAATGGGATATGGTGACTTTATAGAAACCTCTAAAACTGGTGATGGTGGAATAGATGGAATAATTAATGAAGACAAACTTGGTCTTGACAAAATCTATATACAAGCAAAAAGATACGGAGAAAATAAAGTCCGAGAAAAGGATATAAGAAATTTTATTGGAGCAATGAGTGGAGACACACAAAAAGGTGTCTTCGTTACCACTTCAACTTTTGATAAAGGTGCTATAAAAAAAGCTAACGATGCTCATCACACAATAATATTAATTGATGGGTCTAAATTAGTTGATTTAATGCATCAATACAATGTAGGAGTTCAGATTAAAATGATTTATGAAGTTAAAGAACTTGATAACGATTTTTTTGATAGCGAATGA
- a CDS encoding HNH endonuclease, producing MANKWGIPIEVENIVLARDKSCVYCGVTFTKDGNSRKTKQSWEHIVNDIRINGTDNIALCCMSCNASKGAKLLENWLESAYCKNKGITKETVAITVKKAIENPPKLK from the coding sequence ATGGCAAATAAATGGGGAATTCCAATAGAAGTAGAAAATATTGTATTAGCAAGGGATAAATCCTGTGTTTATTGTGGAGTTACTTTCACCAAGGATGGTAATTCAAGAAAAACAAAACAATCTTGGGAACATATTGTGAATGATATTAGAATTAATGGAACTGATAATATTGCACTTTGTTGTATGTCCTGTAATGCGAGTAAAGGAGCTAAATTATTAGAGAATTGGCTTGAGAGTGCTTATTGTAAAAACAAAGGAATAACCAAAGAAACTGTGGCAATTACAGTAAAAAAAGCTATTGAAAACCCACCTAAATTAAAATAA
- a CDS encoding Hsp20/alpha crystallin family protein, translating into MSNLVSVPKNGSLVNNNSNLNFPTWSNWLDDIFNRDLPSVFTSNFNKGITLPQVNIKETADAYIVDMAVPGLKKSDFHIDLDNQLLSISTEIKEENEQKDANYTRREYGYSSFKRTFTLPETVNEEKINATYKDGILSILLPKKEEAKQKPARTIQIS; encoded by the coding sequence ATGAGCAATTTAGTAAGTGTTCCTAAAAACGGAAGTTTAGTAAACAATAATTCAAATCTAAACTTCCCTACATGGTCTAATTGGTTAGATGATATTTTTAACCGCGATTTACCATCGGTATTTACCTCAAACTTTAATAAAGGTATTACCTTACCACAAGTAAATATTAAAGAAACAGCAGATGCATACATTGTAGATATGGCTGTTCCCGGACTTAAAAAATCAGATTTCCATATAGATCTAGACAATCAATTATTATCTATTTCTACAGAAATAAAAGAAGAAAACGAGCAAAAAGACGCAAATTATACCCGTAGAGAGTATGGCTATTCTTCTTTTAAACGAACATTCACTTTACCAGAAACCGTAAACGAAGAAAAAATTAATGCGACCTACAAAGATGGTATTTTAAGCATTTTATTACCTAAAAAAGAAGAAGCCAAACAAAAACCGGCAAGAACCATTCAAATTTCTTAA